One segment of Schistocerca nitens isolate TAMUIC-IGC-003100 chromosome 3, iqSchNite1.1, whole genome shotgun sequence DNA contains the following:
- the LOC126249225 gene encoding calphotin-like — METIQRLQYLPTTSSVVPVSSSQKVSLGVTNAESDTVAENAAEVPKEAILTEVESTAASEEPHSVAAEVTPPALEPAPTAVTPSPSPAVAAQTTSPEIAEETPSATAEATPPAVEPDPIAAAPSPTPAVAEPTPLPVIAETTPPPAATKPTSPTAETLPAPPPSPSRVAEKNRPVTVSKVSPLSHDEVIPNDLGKHVPIKLVDSKVKQTSNRVSNRPKKLPKRIEDFLWFIPRKSNRHLT, encoded by the coding sequence atggaaactattcagagactgcaatacttaccaacaacatcatcagtggtacctgtatcatcatcacagaaagtatctctaggagtgactaatgcagaatcagatacagtagcagaaaatgcagcagaagtacctaaagaagcaatactaacagaagtagaatcaacagcagcatcagaagaaccacattcagtagcagcagaagtaactcctccagcattagaaccagctcctacagcagtaacaccatctccctcaccagcagtagcagcacaaactacttcaccagaaatagcagaagaaacaccatcagcaacagcagaagcaactcctccagcagtagaaccagatcctatagcagcagcaccatctcccacaccagcagtagcagaaccaactcctttaccagtaatagcagaaacaactcctccaccagcagcaactaaaccaacttcaccaacagcagaaacattaccagctcctcctccatcaccttcaagagtagcagaaaagaatagaccagtcacagtaagtaaagtatcacctttgtctcatgatgaagtgataccaaatgatttgggaaaacatgttcctataaaacttgtggacagtaaagtgaaacaaacctccaaccgtgtttcaaacagacccaaaaaattaccaaagagaattgaagattttttatggtttatcccaaggaagtccaaccgccacctaacgtag